Proteins encoded together in one Cicer arietinum cultivar CDC Frontier isolate Library 1 chromosome 4, Cicar.CDCFrontier_v2.0, whole genome shotgun sequence window:
- the LOC101511023 gene encoding GATA transcription factor 1 produces MEALGSVDDLLDFSSDIGEDVDDKPRKAFPSLKPKCSDPSSLNPLDLSDPNHSFSEFVEEELEWLSNKDAFPSVETFVDLPSIQPFISKNQRTTPMLEYSTSSSNSNNSTNSISLLSGYDHMKFPVRARSKSRSRPRIGIAETSNQQFSWRQPCNKISKDQGMQISTIGRKCHHCGAESTPQWRAGPNGPKTLCNACGVRYKSGRLVPEYRPANSPTFRRELHSNSHRKVLEMRKKKQTGTG; encoded by the exons ATGGAAGCCCTTGGTTCCGTGGACGACCTCTTGGATTTCTCATCTGACATAGGTGAGGATGTTGATGACAAACCTAGGAAAGCCTTTCCTTCACTTAAACCAAAATGCAGTGATCCATCTTCACTTAATCCATTGGACCTCAGTGATCCTAACCATTCATTTTCT GAGTTTGTAGAAGAGGAGCTTGAATGGCTATCCAACAAAGATGCATTTCCGTCAGTCGAAACATTTGTTGACTTACCGTCTATTCAACCCTTTATTTCGAAGAATCAAAGGACGACCCCAATGCTTGAGTACAGCACAAGCAGTAGCAACAGTAATAACAGTACCAACAGCATTTCCCTCTTAAGTGGCTATGATCACATGAAGTTCCCTGTCCGTGCACGGAGCAAGTCTCGAAGTAGGCCTCGCATTGGCATTGCTGAAACCTCCAATCAGCAATTTTCTTGGAGACAACCGTGTAACAAAATTTCCAAAGACCAAGGGATGCAAATCTCAACCATTGGGAGAAAATGTCATCACTGTGGAGCCGAAAGTACTCCACAATGGCGGGCAGGTCCCAATGGTCCGAAAACACTTTGTAATGCATGTGGGGTTAGGTATAAGTCTGGCCGACTTGTACCTGAATACCGCCCTGCAAATAGCCCAACTTTTCGCCGAGAATTGCACTCTAATTCCCACAGGAAAGTGTTGGAGATGAGAAAGAAGAAGCAAACGGGAACAGGTTGA